The following proteins are co-located in the Sulfolobales archaeon genome:
- a CDS encoding ROK family protein — protein sequence MSRLYVGIDVGATYVRAGLFDEEVKVLRKIKKPFPTKDFEGFLKKLVIDLCGDMIRYVARVGIGSIGPLDIIKGAVLKTPNAPIKSFNLVSPIRELGLEVVVANDASAAAWGEYVIGLGKGKENLLYVTISTGIGGGVIVDGELLIGKDGNAHEIGHIVIDYTSNLRCGCGGYGHWEALASGANMPRSLTSYVKSLGICEAMGNVESPTCEDIKKDKPLSSEEIFTRYHSGDPIIIKYIEEYLMPINAAGLASAINAYDPEILILGGSVVLNNKELFMKYIEKYIDKYLAVRKPEIMFTNFGDDVGIYGAVSLAIKIPRSLKKYVDIWNAT from the coding sequence ATGTCTCGACTATATGTTGGGATAGATGTTGGAGCCACATATGTAAGGGCTGGGTTGTTTGATGAAGAGGTTAAGGTTCTTAGAAAGATTAAAAAGCCATTCCCTACAAAGGATTTTGAGGGTTTCCTAAAGAAGCTTGTTATTGATCTATGTGGAGATATGATCAGATATGTGGCTAGAGTTGGAATAGGATCTATAGGCCCTTTAGACATAATCAAGGGAGCAGTATTAAAGACACCGAATGCTCCTATAAAGAGCTTCAACCTAGTCTCCCCAATAAGGGAGCTAGGCCTAGAGGTGGTGGTAGCTAATGACGCATCTGCAGCCGCTTGGGGCGAATATGTAATAGGTTTAGGTAAGGGTAAGGAGAACCTATTATATGTTACAATAAGTACTGGCATTGGAGGGGGTGTTATAGTTGATGGAGAACTCTTAATAGGTAAGGATGGAAATGCACATGAGATAGGGCATATAGTTATTGATTATACATCAAACCTGAGATGCGGCTGTGGAGGCTACGGACATTGGGAAGCCCTAGCATCTGGAGCCAATATGCCGAGAAGCCTCACCAGCTATGTTAAGTCCCTAGGTATATGTGAAGCTATGGGTAACGTAGAATCTCCTACATGTGAGGATATCAAGAAAGATAAACCTCTATCTTCAGAAGAGATCTTCACCAGATACCATAGCGGTGATCCAATTATTATCAAATACATAGAGGAATATCTAATGCCTATAAATGCTGCTGGACTGGCATCTGCGATTAACGCATATGATCCCGAAATCCTGATCCTTGGTGGTAGCGTAGTACTAAATAATAAGGAGTTATTTATGAAATATATAGAGAAATATATTGATAAATATCTAGCTGTTAGAAAACCCGAGATCATGTTCACAAATTTTGGTGATGACGTGGGGATATATGGTGCAGTCTCTCTAGCTATAAAAATCCCGAGGTCCTTAAAGAAGTATGTTGATATATGGAAT